One stretch of Cedecea neteri DNA includes these proteins:
- a CDS encoding ABC transporter ATP-binding protein, protein MTESHVSPGIQVRDLSLRFGSQTIFEGLNFDIPGGSFVALLGASGAGKTSLLKIIAGLAQASAGNVTCSDDQPVAGRIAWMGQKDLLYPWLNIEQNVALGSRLRGEAVDRQWTAHLLEQVGLAGYAKALPAALSGGMRQRAAIARTLYERRPIVLMDEPFSALDAITRTAIQDLAAELLVKNTVLLITHDPMEACRLSHRLLVLSRWPAGLDDTHVIAGQPPRAPDDVDLLKSQASLLQQLMRAAE, encoded by the coding sequence ATGACCGAAAGCCATGTCTCGCCGGGCATTCAGGTTCGCGATCTCAGCCTGCGGTTTGGCAGCCAGACCATTTTTGAAGGGCTGAATTTTGATATTCCTGGCGGGAGCTTCGTTGCCCTGCTGGGCGCGAGCGGTGCCGGTAAAACCAGCCTGCTGAAGATTATCGCCGGGCTGGCGCAGGCCAGTGCCGGAAACGTGACCTGCAGCGACGACCAGCCCGTTGCCGGACGCATAGCCTGGATGGGGCAGAAAGATTTGCTTTATCCGTGGCTGAACATCGAGCAGAACGTGGCCCTGGGTTCGCGCCTGCGTGGCGAGGCTGTTGATCGCCAGTGGACGGCGCATTTGCTTGAGCAGGTTGGGCTGGCGGGCTATGCCAAAGCTTTGCCCGCCGCGCTGTCTGGTGGTATGAGGCAGCGCGCTGCCATCGCCAGAACGCTCTACGAACGGCGGCCGATAGTGCTGATGGACGAGCCGTTTTCGGCGCTGGACGCCATTACCCGAACGGCGATTCAGGATCTGGCGGCGGAGCTGCTGGTAAAAAACACCGTGCTGCTGATCACCCACGATCCCATGGAAGCCTGTCGGCTCAGCCACCGCCTGCTGGTGCTGTCCCGCTGGCCTGCGGGCCTCGATGATACGCATGTTATTGCCGGGCAACCGCCTCGCGCGCCGGACGATGTTGACCTGCTGAAAAGCCAGGCCAGCCTGCTGCAACAGCTGATGAGGGCCGCAGAATGA
- the tenA gene encoding thiaminase II, producing the protein MYTPLFENGLYGRLRQQAGRHWQDYVDHPFLQQLAVGTLPKAAFQRYLTQDYLFLIHFARAYALLVSKLRTLPEMRAATASLNAIVSELPLHVAWCASWGLDEEQMAAQAEAPETMNYTRYVLDIGHSGDALDLLAALLPCVAGYAEIGLGLLHSPDTVMEGNPYATWIRNYGDEGYLAGVQAAVQLLENVGRQRGAESRFAELSQIFTTATQLESAFWQMGLNAS; encoded by the coding sequence ATGTACACCCCACTTTTCGAAAACGGTCTTTACGGACGGCTGCGTCAGCAGGCCGGTCGCCACTGGCAGGATTACGTCGATCATCCTTTTCTGCAGCAGCTTGCCGTCGGAACATTGCCCAAAGCAGCATTTCAGCGCTATCTGACCCAGGATTACCTTTTCCTGATCCACTTTGCCCGTGCCTATGCCCTGCTGGTGAGCAAGCTCCGCACGCTGCCCGAAATGCGCGCCGCGACCGCCTCTCTGAATGCAATAGTCTCTGAACTGCCGCTCCATGTGGCCTGGTGTGCAAGCTGGGGTTTAGACGAGGAGCAGATGGCCGCCCAGGCGGAAGCACCGGAAACAATGAATTACACCCGCTACGTGCTGGATATCGGCCATTCAGGTGACGCGCTCGATCTGCTGGCCGCCCTGCTGCCTTGCGTGGCTGGCTATGCCGAAATCGGACTTGGCCTGCTGCACAGCCCCGATACGGTAATGGAGGGCAACCCCTACGCCACCTGGATCCGTAACTATGGCGATGAGGGTTACCTGGCCGGGGTGCAGGCCGCTGTTCAGCTACTTGAAAACGTAGGGCGTCAGCGTGGGGCAGAGAGCCGCTTCGCCGAGCTTTCGCAAATTTTCACCACCGCAACGCAGCTTGAATCCGCCTTCTGGCAAATGGGGCTGAACGCCTCATGA
- a CDS encoding LLM class flavin-dependent oxidoreductase, whose translation MKKIGFLSFGHWSPSAQSGTRSAADTLLQSIDLAVAAEELGADGAYFRVHHFARQLGSPFPLLAAIGAKTKRIEIGTGVIDMRYENPLYMVEDAGAADLISGGRLQLGISRGSPEQVIDGWRYFGYVPGEGETEADMARRHTEVFLEALKGEGFAEPNPQPMFPNPPGLLRLEPFSAGLRERIWWGASSNATAVWAAQSGMNLQSSTLKTDETGEPFHIQQAKQIRAYRAAWKEAGHAREPRVSVSRSIFALIDQRDRNYFGGSGKEGDQVGYIDPQTRAIFGRSYAAEPELLIKQLAQDEAIAEADTLLLTVPNQLGVDYNAHVIESILKHIAPELGWR comes from the coding sequence ATGAAAAAGATTGGCTTTCTCTCGTTTGGCCACTGGTCGCCCTCTGCCCAGTCTGGCACCCGCTCTGCGGCAGACACGCTGCTGCAATCTATCGACCTTGCCGTTGCCGCAGAAGAGCTTGGCGCGGACGGGGCTTACTTCCGTGTGCATCACTTCGCTCGCCAGCTTGGCTCGCCATTTCCGCTGCTGGCAGCCATTGGGGCAAAAACTAAACGTATTGAAATCGGCACTGGCGTTATCGATATGCGTTATGAGAATCCGCTTTATATGGTGGAGGATGCCGGTGCTGCCGACCTGATTTCCGGCGGACGTCTGCAGCTTGGGATAAGCCGCGGCTCTCCTGAGCAGGTGATCGACGGCTGGCGCTACTTTGGCTATGTGCCCGGAGAAGGGGAAACCGAGGCCGATATGGCTCGCCGCCATACTGAGGTGTTCCTCGAAGCGCTGAAAGGCGAAGGCTTTGCCGAGCCGAACCCGCAGCCGATGTTCCCCAATCCTCCGGGGCTGTTGCGCCTTGAGCCGTTTTCTGCCGGACTGCGCGAGCGAATCTGGTGGGGAGCAAGCTCCAACGCGACCGCTGTGTGGGCCGCGCAGTCAGGGATGAACCTGCAAAGCTCGACGCTGAAAACTGATGAAACCGGCGAGCCGTTCCATATCCAGCAGGCGAAGCAAATCCGCGCCTATCGTGCCGCCTGGAAAGAGGCTGGCCATGCGCGTGAGCCGCGCGTCTCCGTCAGCCGCAGCATCTTCGCGTTAATTGATCAGCGCGACCGCAACTACTTTGGCGGCAGCGGCAAAGAAGGCGACCAGGTGGGCTACATCGACCCACAAACAAGGGCTATTTTTGGCCGTAGCTACGCCGCTGAACCAGAACTGCTCATCAAGCAACTGGCGCAGGATGAAGCGATTGCCGAAGCCGATACGCTGCTGTTAACCGTGCCAAACCAGCTGGGCGTGGACTATAACGCGCACGTGATCGAATCTATTCTGAAGCACATCGCGCCGGAACTGGGCTGGCGGTGA
- a CDS encoding gamma-glutamylcyclotransferase family protein: MESLFVYGTLRPGHVNAHIMENIGGEWRPGYVNGTFYEKGWGAAADFPGILLDKNGPEVHGYLFISPNLHEHWPMLDEFEAGYDRVEIDVTTLDGRTVTAWIYQLQPRVI, from the coding sequence ATGGAATCATTGTTTGTCTACGGCACGCTTCGGCCTGGCCATGTTAATGCACATATCATGGAGAACATCGGCGGAGAGTGGCGGCCTGGCTACGTGAACGGGACTTTTTATGAAAAAGGTTGGGGAGCCGCCGCCGATTTTCCCGGCATCTTGCTGGACAAGAACGGCCCGGAGGTGCACGGCTATCTGTTTATATCTCCCAACCTGCACGAACACTGGCCGATGCTGGATGAGTTCGAGGCCGGTTACGATCGTGTAGAGATTGATGTCACCACGCTTGATGGCAGGACGGTGACCGCCTGGATTTATCAGCTACAGCCACGGGTTATTTGA
- a CDS encoding Ig-like domain-containing protein — protein MKKTYSARHKESIENPTKNSQEQITSGSGAGQATVTPGSHLITREAKKNAENKDDHEGYKKLGWWALGIGALGGVTAAILGGHSSGDEPRPDLPARPTPPEGVTAIPGAEITAIDDNVGPIIGNITRGGISDDANPILTGKTTAPLTARQTINIFDNGNFLGNATFDAATLTWRYADTRSLKNGVNPSYTARVTDAAGNQSAAGAPYSVTIDTSVPTTSAMVTGVADDAGVITGNVANGGTTDDTSLVISGTLSAAAENGETIRIYDGAIFLGIATVDLSHNTWRYADTRSLKNGAAPSYTARVADAAGNMSDAGTSYSVTIDTTVPATTATVTGVTDNVGAVTGNVANGGTTDDTNLVISGTLSASPATGESVRVYDGTTFLGMATVDSINKIWSYTDIRILTNGATPSYTARVTDAAGNTSQSTSTYWVSVDETYNNISLTPTFDSGTGKWGLKINGILDKSFDYNKKLEISTDNGKIWQEINIDYNSVIQREINYSQSDWQGKSFNYALGWAGNGFGLTGTQRGAPENIEIRNFNGRQALVYSSADRDSEWYQKHPEASGSSTYKNQDSELQDDFFMVGPKWLSADEPSFVAHFYRDFSSNGGYIGIRLNVFGDGNKKLYPGIFIEEDSIRIRTGMSYEDHLRVKLLTGDEATGWATAAMRVSADGDILFYFSDGYINDIFNAKNYLGAMKKDFPGKYIDHLVSQNDATFMISTRTSYENETAIGDLLYSKRDMNNLSWLFDNKEFYSAENTLDFQIRSVDRQTDQVLDINSYHYTFPPVI, from the coding sequence ATGAAGAAAACATATTCAGCCCGCCATAAAGAATCAATTGAAAATCCCACTAAGAATAGCCAGGAACAGATCACATCAGGTTCGGGGGCAGGACAAGCCACCGTTACCCCTGGCTCTCATCTGATAACCCGTGAAGCAAAAAAAAACGCTGAGAATAAAGATGATCACGAGGGCTATAAAAAACTTGGATGGTGGGCTCTGGGTATTGGCGCGCTGGGTGGCGTTACGGCAGCGATATTGGGTGGTCATAGTTCAGGAGATGAACCACGCCCTGACTTGCCAGCCAGGCCAACGCCGCCTGAAGGTGTGACGGCGATACCCGGCGCAGAAATTACCGCGATCGATGATAATGTTGGCCCCATTATCGGGAATATTACAAGAGGTGGAATTTCAGATGATGCAAATCCTATATTAACAGGCAAAACCACAGCCCCCCTCACCGCCAGACAAACCATAAACATATTCGACAACGGTAATTTCCTCGGCAATGCCACTTTCGATGCTGCCACCCTGACCTGGCGTTATGCTGATACCAGATCGTTGAAGAATGGTGTTAATCCGTCCTATACCGCGCGAGTTACCGATGCCGCAGGAAATCAGTCCGCTGCAGGTGCGCCCTATAGCGTAACCATTGATACTTCTGTCCCAACTACCTCAGCAATGGTCACCGGCGTAGCTGACGACGCTGGGGTCATCACGGGTAATGTTGCTAACGGGGGAACAACTGACGACACCAGTTTGGTTATTTCAGGTACGCTTAGCGCCGCAGCAGAAAACGGAGAGACCATTCGCATTTATGATGGCGCCATCTTCCTGGGCATTGCTACCGTTGATTTAAGCCACAATACCTGGCGTTATGCAGACACGCGAAGCCTGAAAAACGGCGCAGCGCCTTCTTATACAGCACGAGTTGCTGATGCAGCAGGAAATATGTCTGACGCAGGTACGTCCTATAGCGTCACCATAGATACGACTGTCCCTGCCACGACAGCTACTGTTACCGGAGTAACGGATAACGTGGGTGCTGTCACCGGCAACGTGGCAAACGGCGGTACTACCGATGACACCAATCTGGTTATTTCCGGGACACTCAGCGCTTCCCCGGCAACAGGCGAGTCCGTGCGTGTCTATGACGGCACCACTTTTCTTGGTATGGCGACTGTTGACAGTATCAACAAGATTTGGTCCTATACCGATATTCGGATACTGACAAACGGTGCAACGCCCTCTTATACCGCGCGTGTTACTGATGCTGCAGGTAATACCTCTCAATCAACATCAACTTATTGGGTTTCTGTCGATGAAACTTATAATAACATTTCTCTTACACCTACATTTGATAGCGGCACTGGTAAGTGGGGCTTAAAAATAAATGGAATACTCGATAAATCATTCGATTATAATAAAAAGCTAGAGATTTCGACTGACAATGGGAAAATATGGCAAGAAATAAACATTGATTATAATAGTGTAATTCAGCGAGAAATTAATTACTCACAATCTGATTGGCAAGGTAAATCTTTCAATTATGCACTGGGTTGGGCTGGTAATGGGTTTGGGTTAACTGGGACTCAACGTGGTGCTCCTGAGAATATTGAAATTCGTAATTTCAATGGAAGACAAGCATTAGTTTATTCATCTGCTGATCGTGACAGTGAATGGTATCAAAAACACCCCGAAGCGAGCGGATCAAGCACATATAAAAATCAAGATTCAGAATTGCAAGATGATTTTTTTATGGTAGGTCCAAAATGGCTTTCCGCTGATGAACCTTCTTTTGTTGCACATTTTTACCGTGATTTTTCAAGCAATGGGGGTTATATAGGAATTCGATTGAATGTTTTTGGTGATGGTAATAAAAAATTATACCCAGGTATCTTTATTGAAGAGGATAGCATAAGAATCAGGACTGGTATGTCATACGAGGATCATCTGAGAGTTAAATTGTTAACAGGTGATGAAGCCACAGGATGGGCAACTGCAGCAATGCGAGTTTCTGCTGATGGAGATATTCTTTTTTATTTTTCCGATGGCTATATTAATGATATTTTTAATGCTAAAAACTATCTTGGCGCAATGAAGAAAGACTTTCCTGGGAAATACATAGATCACTTAGTATCACAAAATGATGCTACGTTTATGATTTCAACTCGAACGTCATATGAAAATGAAACAGCTATCGGCGATCTTCTTTATAGTAAAAGAGATATGAATAATTTATCTTGGTTATTTGATAACAAAGAATTCTATAGCGCTGAAAATACTTTAGATTTTCAAATTCGTTCGGTTGATAGACAAACGGATCAAGTTTTAGATATAAATAGTTATCATTATACCTTTCCACCTGTCATTTAA
- a CDS encoding 3-hydroxyacyl-CoA dehydrogenase family protein, whose amino-acid sequence MMSNYLAENNKLHFVAIIGSGMLGRRIALMMVAHGATVSIYDNNPQVVISASEYVHEQLPALWEKTGNKNGKLKVCDSLTEAVTQAGLVIEAIPEVLALKQALFAELEQKTDTTCILCSNSSSYPIRQIATSMTPEGRKRVANTHFYMPPVQNPVEVASSGETDAAVIDALMRTLPEFGFVPFCVKKESVGFIFNRVWAAVKRECLEVVATGVAAPEDVDGIYRANLGAPVGPFELMDRIGLDVVYDIEMHYTKINPQLSPEPGLLLKAYINNGLLGVKTGKGFYSYDEKGRKIG is encoded by the coding sequence ATGATGAGTAATTATCTGGCAGAAAATAATAAATTACATTTCGTAGCGATTATTGGCTCCGGAATGCTGGGACGGCGTATTGCCTTGATGATGGTGGCACATGGCGCGACGGTATCTATTTATGATAACAATCCTCAGGTTGTCATCTCGGCGTCTGAATACGTCCATGAGCAACTTCCGGCGCTGTGGGAGAAAACCGGCAACAAGAACGGAAAGCTGAAAGTGTGCGATAGCCTTACCGAGGCGGTTACACAGGCCGGACTGGTTATTGAGGCCATACCTGAAGTACTGGCCCTTAAGCAGGCCCTGTTTGCCGAATTGGAGCAGAAGACGGATACAACGTGTATTTTGTGCAGCAACTCCTCGTCTTACCCTATCCGTCAGATAGCTACCAGCATGACGCCAGAGGGACGCAAACGCGTGGCGAACACCCACTTTTATATGCCACCCGTACAGAATCCGGTGGAAGTGGCCAGTAGCGGTGAAACGGATGCCGCGGTGATTGATGCGCTAATGCGCACGCTGCCTGAATTTGGCTTTGTTCCTTTCTGCGTTAAAAAAGAGAGCGTCGGTTTTATTTTTAATCGCGTCTGGGCGGCGGTGAAGCGTGAGTGTCTGGAGGTGGTCGCGACAGGCGTGGCCGCACCTGAAGACGTTGATGGTATTTACCGTGCGAATCTCGGTGCACCCGTGGGGCCGTTTGAATTAATGGACAGAATCGGCCTCGATGTGGTTTACGATATCGAAATGCACTACACAAAAATTAATCCGCAGCTTTCACCAGAACCGGGACTATTGTTAAAAGCGTATATCAATAATGGATTGCTGGGCGTGAAAACGGGCAAAGGTTTTTACTCTTACGATGAAAAGGGACGGAAAATAGGATGA
- a CDS encoding alpha/beta fold hydrolase gives MSELAKIKRTSLNYIDVGSGFPLLLGHSYLFSGEMWSTLLPALVEHYRLIIPDLWGHGGSPELPDGHSSLSDIANDHLALMDDLGITEFGILGISVGGMWGAELAALYPRRIKLLVLMGTFVGIEPSEKKTHYFTLLDSIDAAGAVPKPFLEYVVGQFYSDEAPESLLSPLRHRLQTITSERYRQSIVPLGKMIFGRKDNLPLLGQIRCPALVLTGEQDKPRPPEEGKLMASLLRCEHVVVPGAGHISVHENPECIVGVLLSFLQQHAS, from the coding sequence ATGAGTGAACTGGCGAAAATAAAGAGAACCTCATTGAACTATATTGATGTAGGGTCTGGCTTTCCTCTATTGTTGGGACACAGCTATCTTTTTAGCGGTGAGATGTGGTCAACGCTGCTGCCAGCATTAGTCGAGCACTATCGGCTGATTATCCCCGACCTGTGGGGGCATGGAGGTTCTCCTGAGCTGCCTGACGGGCACAGTAGCTTGTCAGACATTGCTAACGATCACCTTGCGCTAATGGATGACTTAGGAATTACGGAGTTCGGCATTCTCGGCATTTCGGTCGGGGGCATGTGGGGCGCTGAGCTGGCGGCCCTTTATCCCAGGCGGATAAAGTTGCTGGTGCTGATGGGCACCTTTGTGGGCATTGAGCCGTCGGAAAAAAAAACGCACTACTTCACCTTGCTCGATAGCATTGATGCGGCCGGTGCCGTGCCTAAGCCATTCCTCGAGTATGTTGTGGGCCAGTTTTATTCGGATGAGGCTCCCGAGAGCCTGCTGTCGCCGTTAAGGCACCGATTGCAGACTATTACCTCCGAGCGTTACCGACAGAGCATCGTCCCGCTAGGGAAAATGATCTTTGGTCGAAAGGACAATTTACCGTTGCTGGGGCAGATCCGCTGCCCGGCGCTGGTGCTCACCGGTGAGCAGGATAAACCACGGCCGCCTGAGGAGGGTAAGCTGATGGCATCGCTGCTACGCTGCGAGCATGTGGTGGTGCCAGGTGCCGGGCATATAAGCGTGCATGAAAACCCGGAATGCATTGTTGGCGTCCTGCTGTCATTTCTGCAACAACACGCCAGTTGA
- the mtfA gene encoding DgsA anti-repressor MtfA: MIKWPWKASDSSPDPALPWEQALAIPVLASLSETEQQKLVSLAERFLQQKRLVPLQGFELDELKSTRIALLFCLPVLELGIEWLDGFHEVLLYPAPFIVDDEWQDDFGLVHSQRVVQSGQSWQQGPIVLNWLDVQDSFDASGFNLIVHEVAHKLDSRNGDRASGVPLIALRDVAGWEHDLHAAMDSIQDEIDMVGENAASIDAYAATDPAECFAVLSEYFFSAPQLFTPRFASLYQRFCQFYGQDPIQRLVERENSPGIAGNTVH, encoded by the coding sequence ATGATTAAGTGGCCCTGGAAAGCAAGTGATTCAAGCCCTGACCCCGCTTTGCCGTGGGAACAGGCGTTAGCTATTCCCGTTCTGGCATCCCTCAGTGAAACCGAGCAGCAGAAATTAGTTAGCCTTGCGGAAAGGTTTTTACAGCAAAAACGGCTGGTGCCGTTGCAGGGTTTTGAACTGGATGAGTTGAAGTCCACTCGTATTGCGCTGCTGTTTTGCCTGCCCGTGCTTGAGCTGGGCATCGAGTGGCTGGACGGTTTCCACGAAGTTCTGCTCTACCCCGCGCCGTTTATCGTTGATGACGAATGGCAGGACGACTTCGGCCTGGTGCACAGCCAGCGCGTGGTGCAGTCCGGGCAAAGCTGGCAGCAGGGCCCCATCGTCCTGAACTGGCTCGACGTGCAGGACTCCTTCGACGCGTCCGGGTTTAACCTGATTGTTCACGAAGTTGCCCATAAACTGGACAGCCGTAACGGCGACCGCGCCAGCGGCGTTCCCCTGATTGCTTTGCGCGACGTTGCGGGCTGGGAACATGACCTCCACGCCGCGATGGACAGCATTCAGGATGAAATCGACATGGTTGGCGAAAATGCCGCCAGCATCGACGCCTATGCCGCCACCGACCCGGCAGAATGTTTTGCCGTGCTTTCAGAATATTTTTTCAGCGCCCCGCAGCTTTTCACGCCGCGTTTCGCTTCACTTTACCAACGTTTTTGCCAGTTCTACGGGCAAGATCCAATACAACGTCTGGTTGAGCGCGAAAACTCACCCGGCATTGCCGGAAATACGGTGCATTAA
- a CDS encoding DMT family transporter, with protein MLNTYVILAISICAETLATTMMKASDGFSRLVPSVVVVVGYAISFYGLSQVVKTMNIGIAYAIWAGMGIFLVSVMSFLFYKQKLDLPAIAGMLFIAVGIIIIQLFSKSVTH; from the coding sequence ATGCTTAATACTTACGTTATCCTCGCCATCTCTATCTGCGCTGAAACGCTGGCCACAACCATGATGAAAGCCTCCGACGGGTTTAGCCGGCTGGTTCCCAGCGTGGTTGTCGTCGTGGGCTATGCGATTTCATTCTACGGTCTTTCCCAGGTGGTAAAGACCATGAATATTGGTATTGCCTATGCAATTTGGGCCGGAATGGGGATCTTCCTGGTTTCGGTGATGTCATTCCTGTTTTATAAGCAGAAACTCGATCTGCCGGCTATCGCAGGCATGCTGTTTATTGCCGTGGGCATCATAATTATTCAGCTTTTCTCAAAGTCTGTTACCCACTGA
- a CDS encoding HdeD family acid-resistance protein, which translates to MIQIALLLFGVDFMRSRVKYLILLGSLWSLLGLAIFLDGLDGVTYFPLRFFGLLLLLESLVTLSIASGGVGAQKAVLYFKGGIFCFVSLLILSNQSYSNLLLAIVFGFAYFVIGLFVIFSAWIVRFPHWKSTLATGLAQIIFAFFMFSPWPTHYKATVSFFLGTLMIFSGIHTVRLALRVARLREGTSVFDLLVPAGIGFEVKKGADAKPKVAEPEHADFREPLTVHIWTPEGTASASTIPRPVINRYIAAVDSEGVISTGHAALEVPPGLYISLYPAEDIDRSPAEFLNTLKATRDNDVPGTFQPDYATEAAEWCQSDRKIYFHQYNGKALQRFWSAYKLTKTYNLTYRNCSSSVAYALEASLDGVLSKRTKSGLSILRTLAMPELWIAAQVRKRAISMAWTPGLVMDYARALRSIVHPVPEPWYQRFSFKWRDDRKAGE; encoded by the coding sequence GTGATTCAGATTGCGTTGTTACTGTTCGGCGTCGACTTTATGCGCTCCAGGGTCAAATACCTGATCCTGCTTGGCAGCCTGTGGAGCCTGCTCGGGCTGGCTATTTTCCTCGATGGTCTGGACGGCGTGACCTACTTCCCCCTGCGCTTTTTTGGCCTGCTTTTGCTGCTGGAAAGCCTGGTGACGCTCAGTATTGCTTCCGGCGGCGTCGGGGCGCAAAAAGCTGTGCTCTACTTTAAGGGCGGCATTTTTTGTTTCGTCTCGCTGCTTATATTATCCAACCAGTCCTACAGTAATTTACTGCTGGCCATCGTCTTTGGTTTTGCCTATTTCGTCATTGGCCTGTTCGTTATTTTCTCGGCGTGGATTGTGCGTTTCCCTCACTGGAAGAGCACCCTGGCGACCGGTTTAGCGCAAATTATATTCGCCTTTTTTATGTTCAGCCCATGGCCAACCCATTATAAAGCCACGGTTTCGTTCTTCCTGGGCACGCTGATGATTTTCAGCGGTATTCATACCGTCCGGCTTGCGCTTCGCGTGGCGAGGCTGCGGGAAGGCACCTCGGTCTTCGATCTCCTGGTGCCTGCTGGAATCGGTTTTGAAGTGAAAAAAGGGGCTGACGCAAAGCCGAAGGTCGCAGAGCCGGAGCACGCTGATTTTCGTGAGCCGCTAACCGTACACATCTGGACCCCGGAAGGCACCGCCAGCGCGTCGACCATTCCGCGCCCGGTGATCAATCGCTATATCGCCGCAGTGGACTCAGAAGGGGTTATATCGACGGGCCACGCCGCGCTTGAAGTCCCGCCCGGCCTCTACATCAGCCTTTATCCTGCAGAAGACATCGACCGCTCGCCGGCCGAGTTTTTGAACACGCTGAAGGCCACGCGCGATAACGACGTGCCGGGGACGTTCCAGCCTGACTATGCCACCGAGGCGGCAGAGTGGTGCCAGTCAGATCGCAAAATCTACTTCCACCAGTACAACGGCAAAGCGTTGCAGCGTTTCTGGAGCGCCTACAAGCTGACGAAAACCTATAACCTGACCTATCGCAATTGCTCCAGCAGCGTTGCCTACGCCCTGGAAGCGTCGCTGGATGGCGTGCTCTCAAAACGTACAAAAAGCGGGCTATCGATACTCCGAACGCTCGCCATGCCTGAACTCTGGATAGCCGCTCAGGTACGCAAACGCGCCATTTCTATGGCCTGGACACCGGGACTGGTGATGGATTACGCCAGAGCGCTGCGCAGCATCGTTCACCCTGTCCCCGAGCCCTGGTATCAACGCTTCTCCTTCAAATGGCGCGACGACAGAAAGGCCGGGGAATAA
- a CDS encoding MASE1 domain-containing protein, which translates to MKTYFPSWLQQTAILLLWGLVYYLSGLISLKFDDPNSAIAIVWFPSGVAVAAFLSARWRDYPALILIFALASVLLDEAWQSIPLFLTTLGYSLLAMPANVLIAWLVRRFSRPNDDLHVILLWICATFVVSVFDALIVGGGYAFFTDQPVAKTISNGFVADVTGIFFATTVVMGFVNKRGPRAALAWSTRLAGLALLLLICAATVFIFDYSGTWLKTEAAALYFALSCLPIVLTMMLSLVWGNRGGSIGLLALGAIVIHFTDRHQGPFFLHGLSFTESLLLALSYLSATALLIVFVRVLRRSTTRFNPDTGRLAGNGILYRLEPETGVFSWENDLSSLLGAGYPAVFDTVERVLGYVHPSDREKLRQHWLAPVQNKHKPLIFRIKTNDDEWLTLVDSGGVAMSNGGKRIIVGNWQASHYDLAI; encoded by the coding sequence ATGAAAACGTATTTCCCTTCCTGGCTGCAGCAAACCGCTATCCTGCTTTTGTGGGGGCTGGTCTATTATCTGTCCGGGCTTATCTCATTAAAATTTGACGACCCAAACTCTGCCATAGCGATTGTCTGGTTCCCATCGGGCGTCGCCGTAGCGGCTTTTTTGTCCGCCCGCTGGCGAGACTACCCTGCGCTTATCCTTATCTTCGCGCTGGCAAGCGTACTGCTGGACGAAGCCTGGCAGAGTATTCCACTTTTTTTAACCACGCTGGGTTATTCGCTGCTGGCGATGCCCGCCAACGTTCTCATTGCCTGGCTGGTGCGCCGTTTCTCGCGGCCAAATGACGACCTGCACGTCATCCTGCTGTGGATTTGCGCCACCTTTGTCGTCAGCGTGTTCGATGCGCTTATCGTCGGAGGGGGTTATGCATTTTTCACCGACCAGCCAGTGGCGAAGACTATCTCGAACGGGTTCGTTGCCGATGTGACCGGGATCTTCTTCGCGACGACCGTCGTCATGGGCTTCGTGAATAAACGAGGTCCCCGGGCCGCTCTCGCCTGGTCGACCCGCCTGGCAGGTCTGGCGCTGTTGCTGCTGATTTGTGCAGCAACGGTATTTATCTTCGACTACAGCGGAACCTGGCTCAAAACCGAGGCCGCCGCGCTCTATTTTGCCCTTTCTTGCCTGCCGATTGTGCTGACGATGATGCTTTCCCTGGTCTGGGGCAATCGTGGAGGTTCCATCGGCCTGCTGGCGTTGGGCGCCATCGTCATCCACTTTACCGACCGGCATCAAGGGCCTTTCTTTCTTCACGGCCTTAGCTTTACCGAATCGCTACTGCTGGCACTGAGTTACCTCTCGGCGACCGCCTTGCTTATCGTATTTGTCCGTGTGTTAAGGCGCTCGACGACCCGTTTTAACCCGGATACCGGCAGGCTTGCGGGTAACGGCATACTTTATCGACTGGAGCCTGAAACCGGCGTATTCAGCTGGGAAAACGATCTCTCGTCACTGCTGGGCGCGGGTTACCCGGCAGTGTTTGACACCGTCGAGCGAGTGCTGGGCTATGTACATCCTTCAGATCGGGAAAAACTCAGGCAGCACTGGCTCGCCCCCGTTCAGAACAAACACAAGCCCCTGATATTTCGTATCAAGACGAATGACGATGAGTGGCTAACGCTGGTTGACAGCGGCGGCGTTGCCATGTCAAACGGCGGCAAGCGCATTATTGTCGGAAACTGGCAGGCCAGCCATTACGATCTGGCTATCTAA